The genomic stretch CGATCCGCATTCGGCAACGGCCCAGTTCTTCATCAACGTGAACGACAACGACTTCCTGAACCACTCCTCCCCGACGCCGCAGGGCTGGGGCTATGCAGTGTTCGGCAAGGTCGTCGAAGGCCTCGACGTGGTCGATGCGATCCGCAAGGTGAAGACGGGTTCAAAGGGCTTCCACCAGGACGTGCCCGTCGATGACGTCATCATCGAAAAGGCCGTCGTGGTTGAGTAAGAACATTACTCGACCGAAAGGCCTATTCTTTAAGAAGCGCTGAAAAACTAAGAGAAGCACACTTCAATGCTGCAAGAAACGCCGCTGCGAAGCGTCGCTGCGGGCGTGCCTGGCGAGGGCAAACGCCCTCACGCGGCGCGCCCGTTTTTCTTTATCGCCGACCTTCACCTGAGCGAGGCGATCCCGCAAACGGTCGCCGCGTTCGAGCATTTCGTCATGGTGACGGCCGAGCACGCGGATTCCGTCTTCATTCTCGGCGACCTGTTCGAATACTGGATCGGCGACGATATGCTCGCTGAACCCTTCGCTGCCCGCATGGCCAAGCTGATGCACACACTGTCGGAGCGCGGCATCGCGCTCTACATCATGCACGGCAACCGCGACTTCCTCTTGGGCAAACGCTTCATGAAAGCGGCGGGCGCGATCTGGCTACCCGATCCGTTCGTCATTACCGCGTTCGGCACCAAAATCGCGCTCACGCATGGCGACGCGCAGTGCACGCTGGACCGCGGCTACCAGCGCTTTCGCGGCTTTGCGCGCAATCGTATCGCGCAGTGGCTGTTTCTGGCATGGCCGTATCGCTGGCGCAAGGCGCTGGCCGAAAAGATGCGCAGAACGAGCGAAGCCGGACGTGCACGCCCGGTGACGCCGCGCTATGACGTGACGTCGGAAGGCGTCGCTGCGCTCTTCAAGAAGACGAAGACGGCTACGATGATTCACGGTCATACGCACCGGCCCGCGCTGCATCACGAGAAAGGCGGCATGCGCTGGGTACTGCCCGATTGGGATCTCGACCACGGCGAGCGCCGGGGCGGTTACGTGCGTATCGATTCCGAGGGGATCAAGGCGCTGCGGCTCGACAAATAGATAGCCGCTTGCAAGCTCGCTCGCCCGTCGACGCGTCGGCGCAGCACCACCACTGCTGACGCAACCTTAGCGCGACCTTAGCGCGTCGTTTCCTCGACCTTCCCCGCAATCGCCGCCGACAGACGGCGCAGATCCAGCAACGCGGCATCGGCGCCGTGCAGCGCTTCGAGACTCGCGCCGAGCCGCTCAAGCGCGGCGACGATTTCGTCGATGCGCTGCGACTGGGTGGCCGCGTGGTCGATCAAACCGTGAATAGCAAGCGACACAGGATCATCAGCGTTCGGCGTGATGCCATACGCGCAGAACCCCGGGCGCGTGCGAGTCGGTTTGGCGCCCGGTTTCGCGTCTGCCTCGAGCGGCGCGATCGCGCCTGTCCCGGCCGGCATGATCACGCGCGCCGGATTGCCGACAGCCGTGCCGCCTGCCGGCACCGGCTTCACGACCACCGCGTTGGAACCGATCTTCGCATCTGCACCGATCGTAAAGCCGCCGAGCACCTTCGCGCCCGCACCGACGATCACGCCGCGCTCGAGTGTCGGATGGCGTTTCGCGCCGCGCGTGAGCGACGTGCCGCCGAGCGTGACGCCCTGGTAGATCGTGCAATCGTCGCCGACTTCCGCCGTCTCGCCGATCACGACGCCCATGCCGTGATCGATGAACACACGCCGTCCAATGGTCGCGCCGGGATGGATTTCGATGCCCGTCATAAAGCGGCCGAACTGCGACGCGAAGCGTGCGAGCCAGCGACGATTGGCGCGCCAGCAGGCATGCGCGAAGCGATGGAAGATCAGCGCATGCAAGCCCGGGTAACACGTGAGGACTTCCCAGGCGCTGCGGGCGGCGGGATCGCGCTCGCGGATCGTGGCAATGTCTTCGCGGAGTCTCGTGAACATGGCAATGAGGCTGTCGTAGGGATGGAGCGCCGCCGCGCGTCGCGCGGGCGGCAGCAGGCCGCCGTTGCATCCGGCGTCGGGACGATTGCCTCCGAAGCCACATCTATTGCAGCCGGCGTGCTTTGCTTATGACGTTTCGGGCCATTGTAGGGCGAATGCGCAAAACCTGCCTGAAGCCCACGCGGGCGACAAGGTCAGGCGTCTCGTGAACAAAACGGCCGCCTCGCACGACCTGCACACGCGCCGCTCAACGTTCGTGGGCGTCGGGCCCTTTCGCCTTCAGCAGAATGTGCTTCGCGATGCCACGCACAATATTGACCTCTTCGCGCTCGAGGCCCGAACGCGCAAAGAGACGCCGCAACCGCGACATCAGCTTCTTCGGATTGCCGGGGTCCAGAAAGTCGAGCGCGATCAGCGCGTTTTCCAGATGCACGTACATACGCTCGATTTCGTCGCTGGCAGCGAGTGCGCCCGCGCTGCCCGACGCGGGATCTGCGGTGTCGCCTTCGACCAGATATGCCATCCGCAGCTCGTACGACAGCACCTGGATCGCCTGCGACAGATTCAGCGAACTGTAGGCGGGGTTGGCAGGAATATGCGCCAGCGCGCTGCATCGCTCGACATCGTCGTTCGACAGACCCGTGCGCTCGTTGCCGAACACGAGCGCGATATCACCATGTGCGGCATGCTCGCGCGCCTGCGTTGCGGCCGCGCGGGGCGCGAGTTGCGGCGGCCCGTATTCGCGGGCGCGCGCCGTCAGCGCCAGCGACCAGCTGGCCCCCGACAGCGCGTCTGCGAGCGTCGGCACGACATGCGCGGATGCAAGCACGTCGTCCGCGCCGCTGGCCATCGCGATCGCTTCCGGGTCGTTTTTCACGTCCGCCACGCGCGGCGACACGAGCACGAGCCGCGAGAAGCCCATTGTCTTCAGCGCGCGAGCCGCTGCGCCGACGTTGCCGGGATGACTGGGCTCGACGAGTACGAAACGCGTCGACGTGAAGCCGCCGCCGATGGTGCCGGAGTTGTCGGAAGCGGGACTGCTGGAGGTCAAGGAAGGCGTCTGAACCACGATAAGCATTGAATAGCAACGAAACAGTCATGGTAGCGCCGCCCGCTCGCGCTTTCCATCTGCCATTCGGCCAACATCTACCCTTTTCCCCGGCACGGACGCGCCGGCATCCCATCCCGCACCGGTCCCGACCGCCAGGAAACCACCAGACTCAGGTAAAATCCCGAGATTCGCGCCGTGCCCGCTCATCTCTCACGGGGACTATCCACGCGGCGCACCGCTCTTCTTCAATTCGTCTCCGTCGACGGAATGTGCTGCCAGGTTGCGACCCGTCGTGCCCCGGCGCCCCTTTCGCGTGACTAACAGCTCATTTTCAGCTCAACACCGGGCAGCCGCCGTGCGCGTCCGGCACAAGGATCCAGGCTCATGCATCCCATGCTCAATATCGCTGTCAAGGCCGCTCGCCGCGCCGGGCAGATCATCAACCGCGCGTCGCTCGACCTCGACCTTGTGCAGGTCAGCAAGAAACAGCACAACGATTTCGTGACGGAGGTCGACAAGGCGTCGGAAGCGGCCATCATCGAAACGCTGACCACCGCCTACCCCGATCACGCCATCCTCGCCGAAGAGTCCGGCGAATCGGGCAACGAGTCCGAATATCAATGGATCATCGATCCCCTCGACGGCACCACGAACTTCATTCACGGCTTCCAGTACTACTGCGTGTCGATTGCGCTCGCGCACAAGGGCATCGTCACGCAGGCGGTCGTCTATGACCCGACGCGCAATGACCTGTTCACGGCATCGCGCGGCCGCGGTGCGTACCTGAACGATCGCCGCATCCGCGTCGGGCGCCGCGACCGCCTCGCCGACAGCCTGATTGGCACGGGCTTCCCGTTCCGCGAAAAAGATACGCTCGACGCCTACACGCAACTCTTCGCCGACATGACCAAGGCCTGCGCGGGCCTGCGCCGTCCGGGCGCGGCGGCGCTCGATCTGGCGAACGTGGCAGCGGGCCGCCTCGACGGCTTCTTCGAGCAAGGCATCAGCGCATGGGACATGGCGGCAGGCAGCCTGCTCGTCACGGAAGCCGGCGGCCTCGTCGGCAATTACACGGGCGACTCGGACTTCCTGCATCTGCATGAGATCGTCGTGGGCAACCCGAAGATTTATGCGCAGATGATTCCGATTCTGTCGCGCTACACGCGGACGAAGGAACAGGCAGCGTAAGGCGCTGTTCGGTCTCGAAAGCGGCTCCGGCCGCTTTTTTCTTTATGAGCCACCACGTGCAACGGGTCTGCCGCACGCCGCAAAGCGTGCGTCAAAGGCAAAATTGCGGACGCTGTGTTCCAATCGGGTCCATGAAGAAAGGTTTCTACACGATCATCGCCGCACAGTTCGTGTCGTCGCTCGCCGATAACGCGCTGCTGATCGCGGCCATCGCGCTGCTCACCGAAATCCGCTCGCCCGCGTGGATGACGCCGCTACTGCAAATCTTCTTCACGATTTCGTACGTCCTGCTCGCGCCCTTCGTGGGCGCATTCGCCGATGCGCTGCAAAAGCGCCACGTGATGTTCGTCTCGAATGCGTTGAAGGCAGGTGGCTGCCTGATGATGATCGGCGGTGTGCATCCGATGATCGCATATGGGGTGGTCGGCTTCGGCGCGGCCGCATACTCCCCCGCGAAGTACGGCATTCTGACCGAACTGTTGCCCGCCGAACGGCTCGTCGCCGCGAACGCGTGGCTCGAATCGGCAACCGTGCTGTCGACCATCGTCGGCACGATGCTGGGCGGCGCGCTGATCAGCACCTATGCGTCGCATCTGGTTCAGCATATGCAGTGGCCGCTGATCCATTCCGCCGCCGAGCTTGCAATGCTCGCGGTCATGATCACCTACGCGATCGCCGCGGCGCTCAACGTCGGCATCCCCGACACCGGGGCGCGCTATCCGAACCGGCTGGTCGAGCCCGGCGCGCTCGTCGGCGAGTTCGTGCGCTGTTTCAACGTGCTGTGGGCCGACCGCCTCGCGCAGATTGCGCTGTGGGTCACGACGCTGATGTGGGGCGGTGCCGTCACGCTGCAACTGCTCGTGCTCAAATGGGCGGATGTGAACCTCGGGTTGTCGCTTTCGAAGGCAGCCGTCATACAGGGCGTCGCCGGCCTGGGCATTGCGATCGGCGCGGCGGCGGCCGCTGCGTGGATTCCGCTGCGCGCTTCGCTCAAGGTGCTGCCCGTCGGTCTGATCACGGGCGGTGTCGCTATCGCGATGGCCTTCTACAGCAAGAGCTTGTTTCCTCCCGGCGCCGGTCTGCGCGTGGGCGAACTGTTTGCACCTGCTTATCTGATCTTCGCGTATCCGTTGATGGTCTTGCTCGGCGCGCTGTCGGGATTTTTCATCGTGCCGATGAACGCGATTCTCCAGCACCGCGGCGCGACGCTTCTCACGGCGGGCCACTCGATCGCCGTCCAGAACTTCAACCAGAACCTGGCCGTCCTGCTGATGCTCGGCGCCTACGCGATCCTGCTGACGGCGAAAATGCCCGTGCAGTGGATCATCGCCGTGTTCGGTCTGTTCATTACCGGAATGATGTGGCTTGCGCAACGGCGCAGCGCCGCGAACGCGCACATGGTGGACATGCGCGCGCTCATCGAGGAATGAGCGCGCGCGCAGCTCGAGCAACGGAACATCGCGACGGCAGGCTGGCCATCCGGCCAGGTTCGCTCGACGCGTCGCCGGGTTAAACTCACGCCCTGAACAGTTACGCAAGAAAGACACGAGGATGGGCACTCAAACGGCAGCCGCAAGCGACATCGCGCAACATACACCCATGATGCAGCAGTATCTGCGCATCAAAGGGGAGCATCCGGGCACGCTCGTGTTCTATCGGATGGGCGACTTCTATGAACTGTTCTTCGACGACGCGGAAAAAGCCGCGCGCCTGCTCGATCTGACGCTCACACAGCGCGGCGCATCGGGCGGCAATCCGATCAAGATGGCGGGCGTGCCGCATCACGCCGTCGAGCAATATCTGGCGAAACTGGTCAAGCTCGGCGAGTCGGTCGCGATCTGTGAACAGATCGGCGACCCGGCAACGTCAAAAGGGCCAGTGGAGCGCAAGGTTGTGCGCGTAGTGACGCCGGGCACGCTGACGGACGCCGCCCTGCTCTCCGACAAGAGCGACACCTATCTGCTCGCGGCGTGCGCGGGACACAACCGGCGCGGCGTGGTCACGACCGTCGGTCTCGCCTGGCTCAATCTGGCGAGCGGCGCGCTGCGCCTCGCTGAAGTCGCGCCGGATCAGGTCGCGGCCGCGCTGGAGCGTATCCGTCCCGCGGAAATCCTCGTTGCCGACGCGCCGTCGTCGAGCGACGCGAATGCCTGGTCGGTGCCCACGGGTTTCGGCGCGACCACGCGCGTGCCGCTCTGGCACTTCGACGTCGCGTCGGGCACGCAACGGCTGTGCGATCAACTGGAAGTCGCGGGGCTCGATGGCTTCGGCGCCCATTCGCTGACGTGCGCGTGCGGCGCGGCGGGCGCGTTGCTGCTGTACGCCGCGGCCACGCAAGGTCAGCAATTGCGCCACGTCCGCAGTCTGAAAGTCGAATACGAATCGGAGTACATCGGTCTCGATCCGTCCACGCGGCGCAATCTCGAACTCACCGAAACGCTGCGCGGCACGGATTCGCCCACACTCTGCTCGCTGCTCGATACCTGCTGCACGACGATGGGCAGCCGCCTGCTGCGTCACTGGCTGCATCATCCACCGCGCGATGCGTCATTCGCCCAGGCGCGCCAGCAGGCCATCGGCGCGCTCCTCGACTCACCGCCGCAAGCCAGCCTCGATGCGTTGTGCGGCGCGCTGAGGCAGATCTCGGATATCGAACGGATCACGGGGCGGCTCGCGCTGCTGTCCGCACGTCCTCGAGATCTGTCCAGCCTGCGCGATACGTTCATCGCGCTGCCCGAGCTGCGCGCGCAGCTCGTCCCACTCACAGGGGCAGCGGATTCTCTCGCGCGCATCCATGCATCGCTCGAACCGCCCGCCGACTGCGTCGATCTGCTGACACGCGCCGTCGCGCAGGAACCGGCGGCGATGATTCGCGACGGCGGCGTGATTGCACGCGGCTACGACGTTGATCTCGATGAACTGCGAGATATTTCGGAGAACTGTGGACAGTTCCTTATCGACCTCGAAACGCGTGAACGCGCGCGAACGGGCATCGGCAATCTGCGCGTCGAGTACAACAAGGTGCACGGCTTCTATATCGAAGTCACGCGCGGCCAGACGGACAAAGTGCCCGACGACTATCGCCGCCGCCAGACCCTGAAGAATGCTGAGCGCTACATCACGCCCGAGCTGAAGACTTTCGAGGACAAGGCGCTGTCCGCGCAGGAACGCGCCCTCGCGCGGGAAAAGGCCTTGTACGACGCGCTGCTGCAATCGCTGCTGCCGTTTATCGCCGACTGCCAGCGTGTCGCATCGGCGCTCGCCGAACTCGATCTGCTTGCTGCGTTCGCCGAACGGGCCCGCGCGCTCGACTGGGTTGCGCCGAACTTTTCTGCAACGGGCGGCATCGATATCGAGCAGGGACGGCACCCCGTGGTCGAAGCGCAGGTCGAGCAGTTCATCGCGAATGACTGCATGCTGAACCCCGAACGCAAGCTGCTGCTGATTACCGGTCCGAACATGGGCGGTAAGTCCACCTTCATGCGGCAGACGGCGCTGATCGCCTTGATGGCGTATGTCGGCAGTTATGTACCGGCGCGCCGCGCGTCGTTTGGCCCGATCGACCGGATATTCACGCGCATCGGCGCCGCCGACGATCTGGCGGGTGGCCGCTCGACCTTCATGGTCGAAATGACGGAAGCGGCCGCCATTCTGAACGATGCAACACCGCAGAGTCTTGTGCTGATGGACGAAATCGGCCGCGGCACGTCAACCTTCGACGGCCTCGCGCTCGCGTGGGCGATCGCGCGGCACCTGCTTGCGCATAACGGCTGCCATACGCTCTTCGCGACGCACTACTTCGAATTGACGCAACTGCCCGCCGAGTTCCCGCACGCGGCGAACGTGCACCTGTCGGCTGTCGAACACGGGCACGGCATCGTGTTCCTGCATGCCGTCAACGAAGGCCCTGCGAACCAGAGCTACGGCCTGCAGGTCGCGCAGCTCGCGGGCGTACCGAATGCGGTGATTCGCGCTGCGCGCAAGCACCTTGCCTACCTGGAGCAGCAATCGGCCGGGGCGCCCGCGCCGCAGCTCGATCTCTTCTCAGCGCCCGTGGCGATGCTCGAAGACGCCGACGACGAATCCATTGCGCCGGCACTCGATGCCGCAACCCGGACGCTCGTCGAACGCTTGCGCGACATCGACCCAAACGATCTGCGGCCGCGCGACGCGCTCGACCTGCTCTACGAACTGCATGAACTGGCCAAGTCGCCAGATGCGCCGCGCTGACACGCGCACGAACCGCGAGCCGGCGCGCCGATGCTGTTCGAGCGGCGCAGTGCGCACCATTGCGGTCGCCGTCACGCTGTCGCTGGCAGCGTACGGCTCCGTGTCATTCGCGACAGAATCGGCGGCCCGCTACGCCTTCGCGGTCATCGGCAGTACGCTGCAGAGTCCTGCCGACGAAGCACTCACGCAAAGGCTGCTCGAAGCAATCGGACGCGACCCGGACGTCTCGTTCGTCGTGTATGACGGCAATCTGAAAAGCGGCAAGGAAGCGTGTCGCGACTCGCTGTTCGAGACGCGCCATACGCTGCTCGAAACGTCGAAGGCCGCGCTGATCTTCATTCCTGGCCAGCATGACTGGACCGATTGCGCAACGGCGGATGCAGGCGGCTACGATCCCGTCGAACGACTGGATCTATTGCGGCAGACCTTGTTCGGCGAAACGTCGTCAATGGGACAGAATCCGATCCCGCTCGCGCGGGAAAGCGAAGTGTCCCGATTCCGGCCATATCGGGAGAATGTGCGCTGGATGTTCGGAGAAACGGTGTTCGTCGGCCTGAACGTGCCGGGCCCGAACAATCACTTTCTGTACGCGGGCGGCCGCAACGGCGAATTCGAGGACCGCGTGATCGCCAATGCCTTCTGGCTCGACCATGCGGCCGAGTATGCAAAACGCCGCGGCGCCCGCGCCATCGTCGTGCTGGTGCAAGGCGACTTCGATCCCGAGCGCTACGAGCGGCCCGAGCGATTCGCCTGGCTGCGCTTCGGACATCGATCGAAACGCGATGGCTTCATGGAATTCAAGCGCAGTCTGGTGAAACTGGCCGAGACATTCCACGGACCTGTGGTCGTGATTCATCAGGACGACGATCGATCGCACACGGGCTTCATGATCGACCAGCCGCTACGCAACGACAAAGGCGATCTCGTAACGAATCTGACGCGTATCGCATTCGCGCCGCGCATTCCTCAGAACCAGTGGGTGCAAATCGACGTCAATCTGGCGAAACGCCCGCCGCTGCGCGTCACCTTGCGCGAGGTTCCGAAGAGTCTGCCGCTGCCTGCCGCGCCCGCCTTGCCGAACACGGCGCCGCCCGTACCGCCGCCGATGCCGCCCGTACCGGAAGCCTCACCCGCTTCGGAATTGCCGCCGATACTGCCCGAGCCGTCGCCCCCAGGCATGGGCGCGAACGGAACGAACCCGGGCGACGGCGACTAGCGCCACTCCACGCCACACAGTAGATGCGACAACGGGCGCTCGCGCGCCCGCTTCGGGAACTGCTCCGCTGCCGGTCTCGGACCTGACGATCCTGCCCGTCAGTGCAGCGTCGGCCGTGACGGTTCGCCTTCGTCGGCACCGTCTTCGTCATCGTCTTCATCGACGATTTCGAGGCCGCTCGCACCATGCGCATGCTCATGCTGAATCTCATCTTCCGTCGCTTCGCGCACGTCCTTCACGGTCAGTGCGAAACGCAGTGCCATGCCGGCGAGCGGATGATTGCCGTCGAGCACGACTTTGTCTTCCGCGACGTCGGTCACCGTGTAGATCAGCGAATCGAGGTCTTCGTCGCCCTCTTCGGGCGTGCCTTCAAACTGCATGCCGACTTCCAAAGGCTCCGGAAACCGGTTGCGCGGCTCGATCTTCACGAGTTCAGGATCGTATTCGCCGAATGCGTCGCCCGGCTCCAGCTGGATCTGGGTTTCGAAGCCGGGCTCATGGCCGTCGAGCTCTTCCTCGATCTTGGGGAACGTGCCATCATAGCCGCCGTGCAGATAAACCATCGGCTCGTCGCTTTCCTCGATCAGATTGCCTTGCGCATCCGACAGCTTGTAAGAGACCGATACGACGGTGTTCTTTGCGATTTTCATTCGATTCTCCAGATTACGACTCACATTATACGATGCCCGTGCGGCCCCCTGACTACCTCGCTGGCACAGGTTCAGCGCCTCCATCCCCGGCTTCCGCTTACATGTCTTGCGCACCGTCGCCTGATCAGCCTGCAGCGCTGCTCGGCAATCTGACACCATCGCAATTCATGCGGCGCTACTGGCAGAAAAAGCCGCTGCTCATCCGTCAGGCCATTCCCGAAATCGCAGCGCCGCTCTCGCGCGACGAACTGTTCGAACTGGCCGATCAGGACGAAGTCGAGTCACGTCTCATCACCCACTTTCGCAACAAATGGCAACTCGAGCATGGTCCGTTTGCTGCAGATGAATTGCCGTCCGTCAAACAACGCGCGTGGACCTTGCTCGTGCAAGGCGTCGACCTGCATAACGACCGCGCACGCGCACTGCTCGACCGTTTTCGCTTCGCGCCCGATGCGCGCCTTGACGATCTGATGATCTCGTACGCGACGGACGGCGGCGGCGTCGGTCCTCACTTCGACTCTTACGATGTCTTCCTGTTGCAGGTGCACGGCAAGCGTCGCTGGCGAATCGGCGCGCAACGCGACCTGACGTTGCAACCGGGTCTGCCGTTGAAAGTGCTTCAACACTTCGAACCGGAAGAAGAATGGGTGCTGGAGCCGGGCGACATGCTTTATCTGCCGCCCCACATCGCACATGACGGCGTTGCGGAAGGCGAATGCATGACGTGCTCAATCGGTTTCCGTGCGCCATCGACAGCTGAACTGGCCGCGCAATTCCTCTACTACCTTGCCGAGCGCGGCGAAGCGAATGGCTCCGGCGATGGCGCTGCGCTGTATCGTGATCCGCAGCAACCGGCTGTCGCGAACCCCGCGGCACTGCCCGCTGCGCTCGTGGACCGCGTGGGCGCAATCCTTGCTAAGATCGACTGGAGCGAGAAGGACGTTTCGGCGTTTCTGGGCACCTATCTGAGTGAACCGAAGCCGAGCGTCGTGTTCGATCCGCCTGAAAAACCGCTCAACCAGGCGCGTTTTTTTAAGCGCGCCAGCAAGGAAGGCGTGCGGCTCGATCGCAAAACTGTGCTGCTTTACGACACTCGCTCTTATTACCTGAATGGAGAAGAAAGCCGGTTGTCCGGCGTTAAAAAATGGGTGATTGAACTCGCCGACAACCGCTATATGAGTGCGAAACGCTTTGTAACACTCTCACAGCAATCGTCGGTGACAGCACTGCTACACGAGTGGTATCGTGCGGGCTGGATACAGACGGGTGAACTGAGATAAGATTCGCTCCGCTGTCATACCGTATAGCGAAAAATTGTCTGAGAAAGACAACGTATTGGCCCCGGATTTGTCGACGGTCGATATGAAAGTGCATATAA from Paraburkholderia phymatum STM815 encodes the following:
- a CDS encoding RNA methyltransferase, coding for MLIVVQTPSLTSSSPASDNSGTIGGGFTSTRFVLVEPSHPGNVGAAARALKTMGFSRLVLVSPRVADVKNDPEAIAMASGADDVLASAHVVPTLADALSGASWSLALTARAREYGPPQLAPRAAATQAREHAAHGDIALVFGNERTGLSNDDVERCSALAHIPANPAYSSLNLSQAIQVLSYELRMAYLVEGDTADPASGSAGALAASDEIERMYVHLENALIALDFLDPGNPKKLMSRLRRLFARSGLEREEVNIVRGIAKHILLKAKGPDAHER
- a CDS encoding FKBP-type peptidyl-prolyl cis-trans isomerase encodes the protein MKIAKNTVVSVSYKLSDAQGNLIEESDEPMVYLHGGYDGTFPKIEEELDGHEPGFETQIQLEPGDAFGEYDPELVKIEPRNRFPEPLEVGMQFEGTPEEGDEDLDSLIYTVTDVAEDKVVLDGNHPLAGMALRFALTVKDVREATEDEIQHEHAHGASGLEIVDEDDDEDGADEGEPSRPTLH
- the cysE gene encoding serine O-acetyltransferase; the protein is MFTRLREDIATIRERDPAARSAWEVLTCYPGLHALIFHRFAHACWRANRRWLARFASQFGRFMTGIEIHPGATIGRRVFIDHGMGVVIGETAEVGDDCTIYQGVTLGGTSLTRGAKRHPTLERGVIVGAGAKVLGGFTIGADAKIGSNAVVVKPVPAGGTAVGNPARVIMPAGTGAIAPLEADAKPGAKPTRTRPGFCAYGITPNADDPVSLAIHGLIDHAATQSQRIDEIVAALERLGASLEALHGADAALLDLRRLSAAIAGKVEETTR
- a CDS encoding cupin domain-containing protein, giving the protein MPVRPPDYLAGTGSAPPSPASAYMSCAPSPDQPAALLGNLTPSQFMRRYWQKKPLLIRQAIPEIAAPLSRDELFELADQDEVESRLITHFRNKWQLEHGPFAADELPSVKQRAWTLLVQGVDLHNDRARALLDRFRFAPDARLDDLMISYATDGGGVGPHFDSYDVFLLQVHGKRRWRIGAQRDLTLQPGLPLKVLQHFEPEEEWVLEPGDMLYLPPHIAHDGVAEGECMTCSIGFRAPSTAELAAQFLYYLAERGEANGSGDGAALYRDPQQPAVANPAALPAALVDRVGAILAKIDWSEKDVSAFLGTYLSEPKPSVVFDPPEKPLNQARFFKRASKEGVRLDRKTVLLYDTRSYYLNGEESRLSGVKKWVIELADNRYMSAKRFVTLSQQSSVTALLHEWYRAGWIQTGELR
- a CDS encoding UDP-2,3-diacylglucosamine diphosphatase; protein product: MLQETPLRSVAAGVPGEGKRPHAARPFFFIADLHLSEAIPQTVAAFEHFVMVTAEHADSVFILGDLFEYWIGDDMLAEPFAARMAKLMHTLSERGIALYIMHGNRDFLLGKRFMKAAGAIWLPDPFVITAFGTKIALTHGDAQCTLDRGYQRFRGFARNRIAQWLFLAWPYRWRKALAEKMRRTSEAGRARPVTPRYDVTSEGVAALFKKTKTATMIHGHTHRPALHHEKGGMRWVLPDWDLDHGERRGGYVRIDSEGIKALRLDK
- a CDS encoding inositol monophosphatase family protein, producing the protein MHPMLNIAVKAARRAGQIINRASLDLDLVQVSKKQHNDFVTEVDKASEAAIIETLTTAYPDHAILAEESGESGNESEYQWIIDPLDGTTNFIHGFQYYCVSIALAHKGIVTQAVVYDPTRNDLFTASRGRGAYLNDRRIRVGRRDRLADSLIGTGFPFREKDTLDAYTQLFADMTKACAGLRRPGAAALDLANVAAGRLDGFFEQGISAWDMAAGSLLVTEAGGLVGNYTGDSDFLHLHEIVVGNPKIYAQMIPILSRYTRTKEQAA
- the lplT gene encoding lysophospholipid transporter LplT; protein product: MKKGFYTIIAAQFVSSLADNALLIAAIALLTEIRSPAWMTPLLQIFFTISYVLLAPFVGAFADALQKRHVMFVSNALKAGGCLMMIGGVHPMIAYGVVGFGAAAYSPAKYGILTELLPAERLVAANAWLESATVLSTIVGTMLGGALISTYASHLVQHMQWPLIHSAAELAMLAVMITYAIAAALNVGIPDTGARYPNRLVEPGALVGEFVRCFNVLWADRLAQIALWVTTLMWGGAVTLQLLVLKWADVNLGLSLSKAAVIQGVAGLGIAIGAAAAAAWIPLRASLKVLPVGLITGGVAIAMAFYSKSLFPPGAGLRVGELFAPAYLIFAYPLMVLLGALSGFFIVPMNAILQHRGATLLTAGHSIAVQNFNQNLAVLLMLGAYAILLTAKMPVQWIIAVFGLFITGMMWLAQRRSAANAHMVDMRALIEE
- the mutS gene encoding DNA mismatch repair protein MutS; translation: MGTQTAAASDIAQHTPMMQQYLRIKGEHPGTLVFYRMGDFYELFFDDAEKAARLLDLTLTQRGASGGNPIKMAGVPHHAVEQYLAKLVKLGESVAICEQIGDPATSKGPVERKVVRVVTPGTLTDAALLSDKSDTYLLAACAGHNRRGVVTTVGLAWLNLASGALRLAEVAPDQVAAALERIRPAEILVADAPSSSDANAWSVPTGFGATTRVPLWHFDVASGTQRLCDQLEVAGLDGFGAHSLTCACGAAGALLLYAAATQGQQLRHVRSLKVEYESEYIGLDPSTRRNLELTETLRGTDSPTLCSLLDTCCTTMGSRLLRHWLHHPPRDASFAQARQQAIGALLDSPPQASLDALCGALRQISDIERITGRLALLSARPRDLSSLRDTFIALPELRAQLVPLTGAADSLARIHASLEPPADCVDLLTRAVAQEPAAMIRDGGVIARGYDVDLDELRDISENCGQFLIDLETRERARTGIGNLRVEYNKVHGFYIEVTRGQTDKVPDDYRRRQTLKNAERYITPELKTFEDKALSAQERALAREKALYDALLQSLLPFIADCQRVASALAELDLLAAFAERARALDWVAPNFSATGGIDIEQGRHPVVEAQVEQFIANDCMLNPERKLLLITGPNMGGKSTFMRQTALIALMAYVGSYVPARRASFGPIDRIFTRIGAADDLAGGRSTFMVEMTEAAAILNDATPQSLVLMDEIGRGTSTFDGLALAWAIARHLLAHNGCHTLFATHYFELTQLPAEFPHAANVHLSAVEHGHGIVFLHAVNEGPANQSYGLQVAQLAGVPNAVIRAARKHLAYLEQQSAGAPAPQLDLFSAPVAMLEDADDESIAPALDAATRTLVERLRDIDPNDLRPRDALDLLYELHELAKSPDAPR